One genomic segment of Thermogemmatispora onikobensis includes these proteins:
- a CDS encoding Cas10/Cmr2 second palm domain-containing protein — MAYALVALDTDRIKNYVFSTDRLREIRGASSILDRLNREIMGAIARDLDPNARVVYANGGSGLFLLAEDKSEEFVRRVQARYREETQGGATVTGAVQRLPAELAEPDLWQANLLQQLDLLRYKLRRAKDCPPAIVALPSHPLLQLCDSCGLAYAAGQSPWREPRGEEQRYCPVCLQKRREDAQIKKSIDGLVDAKLSGKALDSAHGAKQAVLWKKLIELLPLDYFQEAGQPCKPERPRDIDTLRAVASSGRGSGSVRDYLGLIYADGNGMGSRIEKLSTLKQIEEFASDIDDAIYEALASAVAEHLKPVPVKGLLDEEDNGEENGQARQEAQPKGDYFFPFDVLLLGGDDLMLLTSGDRALNVALEVARVFREKAGKQQGTLSVGVVFAPLKYPFGLMHDLAENALRFAKKQARVDQWRDAGDGDDTRINFLVVAGAGTHEFDYLYKTVYCKREADTEFRATLRPYRLPALEDLLQAIREAKRLGFPRSKLHQLREAVLKMNRTSTVPEALAALQGCRDREREFLLKRLYDFSQRYLLRGDQSIENASLFQGFPRVIFPWSRLQDQGQSGREIYLTPLLDLVELYDFVAAEEGERESED, encoded by the coding sequence GTGGCCTATGCTCTGGTAGCGCTCGACACCGATCGTATCAAAAACTACGTCTTCAGCACCGATCGTCTGAGAGAGATCCGGGGTGCCAGCTCTATCCTCGACCGACTCAACCGTGAGATCATGGGAGCCATCGCCAGGGATCTCGATCCCAACGCGCGGGTGGTCTATGCCAATGGCGGCTCGGGCCTCTTCTTGCTGGCTGAGGACAAATCAGAAGAATTCGTGAGACGAGTCCAGGCCAGATACCGCGAAGAAACCCAGGGTGGGGCTACTGTCACGGGCGCTGTGCAGCGGCTGCCAGCGGAGTTGGCTGAGCCTGATCTCTGGCAGGCTAACCTGCTCCAGCAGCTTGACCTGCTGCGCTACAAGCTGCGCCGCGCCAAGGATTGCCCACCGGCCATCGTGGCCTTGCCGTCTCATCCGCTGCTCCAGCTCTGCGACTCCTGCGGCCTTGCATATGCTGCCGGGCAAAGCCCCTGGAGAGAGCCTCGGGGGGAAGAGCAGCGTTACTGCCCTGTCTGCCTTCAGAAGAGAAGAGAGGATGCTCAGATCAAGAAAAGTATTGACGGCTTGGTGGATGCCAAATTGAGTGGCAAGGCGCTGGACTCTGCTCATGGCGCAAAGCAAGCGGTGCTTTGGAAGAAGCTGATCGAGTTGCTGCCGCTTGATTACTTCCAGGAAGCTGGCCAGCCGTGCAAACCGGAGCGCCCACGTGATATCGATACCTTGCGCGCCGTTGCCAGCAGTGGTCGAGGTAGTGGTAGTGTCAGAGACTATCTCGGCCTGATCTACGCCGATGGCAACGGTATGGGCAGCAGGATTGAAAAGCTCTCGACCCTCAAACAAATCGAAGAATTCGCCAGCGATATCGACGATGCCATCTACGAGGCCCTGGCGAGCGCAGTCGCTGAACACCTCAAGCCGGTCCCCGTGAAGGGCCTGTTGGATGAGGAGGACAACGGGGAGGAGAATGGTCAGGCAAGACAAGAAGCTCAGCCAAAGGGCGACTATTTCTTTCCCTTCGATGTGCTCTTGCTTGGCGGCGACGACCTGATGCTGCTGACCAGCGGTGATCGTGCCCTTAACGTGGCGCTGGAGGTGGCCCGTGTCTTCCGTGAAAAGGCAGGTAAGCAGCAGGGCACACTCTCAGTGGGGGTAGTTTTTGCCCCATTGAAGTATCCTTTCGGCCTGATGCACGATCTGGCGGAGAATGCGCTCAGGTTCGCTAAGAAGCAGGCCCGGGTGGACCAGTGGCGTGACGCCGGAGATGGCGACGACACGCGCATCAATTTCCTGGTCGTAGCTGGCGCCGGTACCCATGAATTTGACTATCTCTACAAGACCGTCTACTGCAAGCGTGAGGCCGACACTGAATTCCGTGCCACGCTACGCCCCTATCGGCTCCCCGCGCTGGAGGATCTGCTACAAGCCATTCGCGAAGCGAAGCGCCTGGGTTTTCCGCGCTCCAAGTTGCATCAGCTACGCGAGGCCGTGCTCAAAATGAACCGGACCAGCACCGTTCCCGAGGCCCTGGCGGCCCTACAGGGCTGCCGCGACAGAGAGCGCGAGTTTCTGCTGAAACGGCTCTATGACTTCAGTCAGCGCTATCTCCTGCGCGGGGACCAGTCGATAGAAAACGCTAGTCTCTTCCAGGGTTTCCCGCGTGTCATTTTCCCCTGGTCGCGGCTTCAAGACCAGGGTCAGTCGGGGCGAGAGATCTACCTGACGCCGCTGCTCGACCTGGTCGAACTCTACGATTTTGTGGCAGCAGAGGAGGGCGAGCGTGAAAGCGAGGACTGA
- a CDS encoding RAMP superfamily CRISPR-associated protein yields the protein MKARTDRLSIDYSLTFLTPFHFGTGFRRGLVDRTVARDQQGWLYVPGATFKGAVRERCEQLARTYEELAEMYQLMATPHDDELALRGLGSRVSMITRIFGSQMLPGTLFFDNARLLTTAETAPTAGTASTAEGLQESPEALVTPYTQVRLRRLTRTAVPGALYTSEFGRRHLTFSGTIRGWLTCLPLDEEPRSPTYSLLLLLAGLHLVEQLGANKSTGKGRCHCDVLRLEINGEEYPPEEWRGWLARLDELMYYSTAQEDEE from the coding sequence GTGAAAGCGAGGACTGACCGCCTGTCGATCGATTACAGCTTAACCTTCCTTACTCCCTTCCATTTTGGGACTGGCTTCCGCCGGGGATTGGTCGATCGTACAGTAGCGCGTGATCAGCAGGGCTGGCTCTACGTACCCGGGGCTACCTTTAAGGGGGCCGTCCGCGAACGCTGCGAGCAACTGGCCCGCACCTACGAAGAGCTGGCTGAAATGTACCAGCTCATGGCTACTCCGCACGATGATGAGCTGGCCCTGCGCGGCCTCGGGTCACGCGTCAGCATGATCACACGTATCTTCGGCTCGCAGATGCTGCCCGGAACGCTCTTCTTTGACAACGCTCGCCTCTTGACGACCGCGGAGACGGCTCCGACTGCAGGGACAGCATCCACGGCGGAAGGACTGCAAGAGTCTCCCGAAGCCCTGGTAACCCCCTATACGCAGGTCCGCCTGCGGCGCCTTACGCGCACGGCGGTCCCTGGTGCCCTCTACACCAGCGAGTTTGGTCGGCGCCATCTAACTTTCTCCGGCACCATTCGCGGCTGGCTGACCTGCCTGCCTCTTGATGAGGAGCCGCGTAGCCCGACTTACTCGCTGCTGCTCTTGCTCGCGGGCCTGCATCTGGTCGAGCAGCTCGGAGCCAACAAGTCAACGGGAAAGGGGCGTTGTCACTGCGACGTGCTGCGTCTGGAAATCAACGGTGAGGAGTATCCTCCCGAAGAATGGCGCGGCTGGCTGGCGCGTCTCGACGAGCTGATGTACTATTCGACGGCGCAGGAGGATGAAGAATGA
- a CDS encoding phospholipase D-like domain-containing protein, with protein MRHREHRERSSPTSIAMALLISLARHFSLKRLLLRTVGAILSAQAITLIILQVISRQRKRYLPQGGFPHTRFAEVTIGQDHLQLYDYGRDLYDDMLAAIDSAQETIYLESYIWKDDSVGRAFKEHLIRKAEEGVAVYVIFDWFANLVVPRKFKIFPPTIHVLQYQAFRYPWHLFDPRRYALDHRKLLVVDGKIGFIGGYNIGETYATSWRDTHLRIRGPAAADLAQSFVDFWNQHVPAYERITRRHPRCFNPLINVRGTSAMRLMFPIRDMYIEAIDRAQQFIYLTNAYFVPDSILLDALKAAARRGVDVEILVPWMSNHIIADWLSRSHFSECLKAGIRIFGYRHMLHAKTCTIDGEWATIGTANLDRLSSIGNYEINVEIYNGDLARQMEVLFKYDKTNAFELRLEDWEQRPWYVRLSEWLLTPLRFLT; from the coding sequence ATGAGGCATAGAGAGCATCGAGAGCGCAGCAGCCCAACAAGCATAGCGATGGCCTTGCTCATCTCCCTCGCACGCCACTTCTCCCTTAAGCGCCTGCTCCTACGCACCGTGGGGGCCATCCTCAGCGCCCAGGCCATCACCCTGATCATCCTGCAAGTTATCTCGCGTCAGCGCAAGCGCTACCTTCCCCAGGGCGGCTTCCCACACACGCGCTTTGCTGAGGTCACCATCGGACAGGACCACCTGCAGCTCTACGACTACGGGCGCGACCTCTACGACGATATGCTCGCCGCCATCGACTCCGCTCAAGAAACCATTTATCTGGAATCATATATCTGGAAAGACGACAGCGTTGGCCGCGCCTTTAAAGAACACCTCATTCGCAAAGCCGAAGAAGGCGTTGCCGTCTACGTCATCTTCGACTGGTTCGCCAACCTGGTTGTCCCGCGCAAATTCAAAATCTTCCCTCCCACCATTCATGTGCTCCAGTACCAGGCGTTCCGCTACCCCTGGCATCTTTTCGATCCGCGACGCTATGCTCTCGACCATCGCAAACTACTCGTCGTCGACGGCAAAATCGGCTTCATCGGCGGCTACAACATCGGCGAAACCTACGCCACCAGCTGGCGCGACACCCACCTGCGCATCCGCGGGCCAGCCGCCGCCGACCTGGCCCAGTCCTTCGTCGACTTCTGGAACCAGCACGTACCCGCCTATGAACGCATCACCAGGCGCCACCCGCGCTGCTTCAACCCGCTCATCAACGTGCGCGGCACCAGCGCCATGCGCCTCATGTTCCCCATCCGCGACATGTACATCGAGGCCATCGACCGCGCCCAGCAGTTTATTTACCTCACTAACGCCTACTTTGTTCCCGATTCCATTCTGCTCGACGCCCTCAAGGCTGCCGCCCGGCGTGGCGTCGACGTCGAGATTCTCGTCCCCTGGATGTCCAACCACATCATCGCCGACTGGCTCTCGCGCAGCCACTTCAGCGAATGCCTCAAGGCCGGCATCCGCATCTTCGGCTATCGCCACATGCTCCACGCCAAAACCTGCACCATCGATGGCGAATGGGCAACCATCGGCACCGCCAACCTCGACCGCCTCAGCTCGATCGGCAACTACGAGATCAACGTGGAGATCTACAACGGCGACCTGGCCCGTCAGATGGAGGTCCTTTTCAAGTACGATAAGACCAATGCCTTCGAGCTGCGCCTCGAAGACTGGGAGCAGCGGCCCTGGTATGTGCGCCTCAGCGAGTGGCTCCTGACCCCACTGCGCTTCTTGACATGA